One part of the Luteibacter yeojuensis genome encodes these proteins:
- a CDS encoding polysaccharide biosynthesis/export family protein, which produces MKFLPILGLAGCCLLLQACILAPGQHMKTGELNDKESATGSRYQLVPITPKLIAMDRASASAPMIDPALTAYKPDSYRIGPGDSLYITVWEHPELTSPAGSQQQTAANGRLVRPDGTLFYPYVGLLQASGLTVEELRTAITERLTKYVEKPQVDISVVNFASQKVTLSGAFVKTNPQDITITPLTLSQAIGSAGVNAQLADLSDVVLRRDNHEYHLDLDALSRSREGGQEIYLKGGDSIYLPYNDRHEAYVIGEVLRPQAIAFKTGDLTLTQALGRAGGLNQTSARGKSVYVIRGVEDFEKAPATIYQLDGTSPSAFAVAGQFSVKPGDVVFVGPAGITRWNRFISQLLPLSGLISNAANAQYNLDRDSQL; this is translated from the coding sequence ATGAAGTTCCTGCCGATTCTCGGTCTGGCCGGGTGCTGCCTTTTACTGCAAGCATGCATCCTGGCACCCGGCCAGCACATGAAAACCGGCGAGTTGAACGACAAGGAAAGCGCGACTGGCAGCCGTTACCAACTGGTCCCGATCACGCCCAAGCTGATCGCGATGGACCGTGCCAGCGCGAGCGCTCCGATGATCGATCCCGCCCTCACGGCGTATAAGCCCGACTCCTACCGCATCGGTCCGGGCGACTCGCTGTATATCACCGTATGGGAGCATCCCGAGCTCACGTCGCCGGCGGGCTCCCAGCAGCAGACCGCGGCCAACGGACGCCTCGTGCGCCCCGACGGGACCCTTTTCTATCCGTATGTCGGCCTGCTCCAGGCCTCTGGCCTCACGGTGGAGGAACTGCGCACGGCGATCACCGAGCGACTCACGAAGTATGTCGAGAAGCCGCAGGTAGATATCAGTGTGGTGAACTTCGCCAGCCAGAAGGTGACCCTGAGCGGCGCCTTCGTGAAGACGAACCCGCAGGACATCACGATCACACCGCTGACGCTGAGCCAGGCCATCGGCAGCGCCGGCGTGAACGCTCAGCTGGCGGATCTCTCCGACGTCGTCCTGCGCCGCGACAACCATGAGTACCATCTCGACCTCGACGCGCTCTCGCGTTCGCGGGAAGGCGGCCAGGAGATTTACCTGAAGGGCGGCGACAGCATCTACCTGCCTTATAACGACCGCCACGAAGCCTATGTCATCGGCGAGGTGCTCAGGCCCCAGGCCATCGCCTTCAAGACCGGCGATCTCACGCTGACCCAGGCGCTCGGGCGCGCGGGAGGCCTCAACCAGACCAGCGCGCGCGGCAAGTCGGTCTACGTGATCCGCGGCGTGGAGGATTTCGAGAAGGCGCCGGCCACCATCTACCAGCTCGACGGCACGTCGCCCTCCGCATTCGCGGTGGCCGGGCAGTTTTCCGTCAAGCCGGGCGATGTCGTCTTCGTCGGGCCTGCCGGCATCACCCGCTGGAATCGTTTCATCAGCCAGCTGCTGCCCTTGTCGGGCCTGATCAGCAACGCGGCCAACGCGCAATACAACCTGGATCGCGATAGCCAGCTCTGA
- a CDS encoding UDP-glucose dehydrogenase family protein gives MKVTIFGTGYVGLVTGACLAEMGNHVVCVDVDQAKVDGLRQGIVPIFEPGLEPIVKRNHASGRLDFTTDPAPAIAHGELIFIAVGTPPDEDGSADMKYVLGVARTIGEHLDGYAVIVNKSTVPVGTADRVRRAVNDVLVERGAAADFDVVSNPEFLKEGDAVEDCLRPDRIVVGASSDRAVARLRKLYAPFNRNHDRMVVMDERSAELTKYAANAMLATKISFMNEIANIAERVGADVELVRQGIGADPRIGYHFIYPGVGYGGSCFPKDVQALERIARGHDYDARLLAMVEAVNADQKTRIYEQISRYFDGHLKGKTVAVWGLAFKPNTDDMREAPSRKLMEALWTAGASVRAYDPEARGETQRIYGEREDLVLCDDAYDALKGADVLALVTEWKTFRSPDFARIKAELGHPAIFDGRNLYDPRAVEDAGIAYYGIGRGRSLQR, from the coding sequence ATGAAGGTCACCATTTTCGGCACCGGCTACGTGGGTCTGGTCACCGGTGCCTGCCTCGCGGAGATGGGCAACCACGTGGTCTGCGTGGACGTGGACCAGGCCAAGGTCGACGGCCTCAGGCAGGGCATCGTTCCCATCTTCGAGCCCGGCCTCGAACCCATCGTCAAGCGCAACCACGCCTCCGGCCGGCTGGACTTCACGACCGACCCGGCACCCGCGATCGCACACGGCGAACTCATCTTCATCGCCGTGGGTACGCCGCCCGACGAGGACGGCAGCGCCGACATGAAGTACGTGCTGGGTGTGGCGCGTACCATCGGCGAGCACCTCGACGGCTATGCCGTGATCGTCAACAAATCCACCGTGCCGGTAGGCACGGCGGACCGCGTACGCCGCGCCGTGAACGACGTGCTGGTCGAGCGCGGCGCCGCGGCCGACTTCGACGTCGTATCGAATCCTGAATTCCTGAAGGAAGGCGACGCGGTGGAGGACTGCCTGCGTCCGGACCGCATCGTGGTGGGCGCGTCCAGCGACCGGGCCGTGGCGCGTCTGCGCAAGCTCTACGCACCGTTCAACCGCAACCACGACCGCATGGTGGTGATGGACGAGCGTTCCGCGGAACTGACCAAGTACGCCGCGAATGCGATGCTGGCGACGAAGATCAGTTTCATGAACGAAATCGCCAATATCGCCGAGCGTGTCGGGGCCGATGTGGAACTGGTGCGCCAGGGCATCGGTGCGGATCCGCGTATCGGGTACCACTTCATCTATCCCGGCGTGGGCTATGGCGGCTCCTGCTTCCCGAAGGACGTGCAGGCGCTCGAGAGGATCGCCCGCGGCCACGACTACGACGCGCGACTGCTCGCCATGGTGGAGGCCGTCAACGCCGACCAGAAGACGCGTATCTACGAGCAGATCTCCCGCTACTTCGATGGGCATCTCAAGGGAAAGACCGTCGCCGTATGGGGTCTTGCGTTCAAGCCCAATACCGACGACATGCGCGAGGCGCCCAGCCGCAAGCTCATGGAAGCACTGTGGACGGCGGGTGCCAGCGTGCGCGCCTACGACCCCGAGGCACGCGGGGAAACGCAGCGTATCTATGGAGAGCGCGAGGACCTCGTGCTCTGCGACGATGCGTACGACGCTTTGAAAGGCGCCGACGTGCTTGCCCTCGTGACGGAGTGGAAGACCTTCCGCAGCCCCGACTTCGCCCGGATCAAGGCGGAACTGGGCCACCCTGCCATCTTCGATGGGCGCAACCTCTACGACCCCCGCGCCGTGGAAGACGCCGGCATCGCTTACTACGGCATAGGACGCGGCCGGTCCCTGCAGCGCTGA